In Oxalobacteraceae bacterium OTU3CINTB1, the sequence GAATTTAACATGACGGCCTCGGCCATCGTAGCGGCGCTGGATCTGCTTGATGGTCCGCACTGCGCCACCACCACCCCACCAACCTCCACCGGAGAATAAAAATGAACATGAGCGAAATGAAAGTCTTCATCCGCCTGCCGGCCGTCATGGCCGCTGTCGGCCTGAAGCGCACGGCGATCTACCAGGCGATCAAGGCGGGCACGTTTCCGGCGCCGATCCGTATCGGCCCGCAGGCGGTGGCCTGGGATTCTGGCGCGATCGCCAAGTGGCAGGCGGACCGGATCGCGGCATCCTGCATGCAGAATGAGCAAAAAAGCAAGAAATAGCGATGTGGGTACAGATGGGGGTAGGAAAGGTCCAGACGAAAAAAAGCCCTTAAAATCAAGGGCTTTTTTGTATTCTTGGCGGAGAGAGGGGGATTCGAACCCCCGATAGGTTTGACCCTATACACGCTTTCCAGGCGTGCGACTTCAACCGCTCATCCACCTCTCCTGCATTCCTTCCCCTCTCGGAGAAGCCGCGAATTATAGCAAACATTCCCCATACCACCAACTTTATTTCCCCGCCCACATGCAACCCACCGGGTCAATTCCTACGCTA encodes:
- a CDS encoding AlpA family phage regulatory protein produces the protein MNMSEMKVFIRLPAVMAAVGLKRTAIYQAIKAGTFPAPIRIGPQAVAWDSGAIAKWQADRIAASCMQNEQKSKK